In the Leptospira sp. WS4.C2 genome, one interval contains:
- a CDS encoding DUF1398 domain-containing protein yields MTSLTTKLSDAQKFAMSIRPKVGGFPVLAEVLRSAGIQSNRWSLPACQAIYQMKEGAVVQQGTPIVTGIFAIANFDRDALITALRTDQEGRSTFPEFLKAAWEAGCIGYDVDFAFRKVVYYGVNGESYLEEYPAVVINR; encoded by the coding sequence ATGACAAGTCTAACAACGAAGCTTAGCGACGCGCAAAAATTTGCGATGTCCATCCGTCCTAAAGTAGGAGGTTTTCCCGTCCTTGCGGAAGTCCTTCGGAGTGCAGGAATACAAAGTAACCGCTGGTCACTGCCTGCCTGTCAAGCGATCTACCAAATGAAAGAGGGAGCTGTTGTACAACAAGGAACCCCGATCGTCACCGGAATTTTTGCGATCGCGAACTTTGACCGGGATGCTCTCATTACGGCACTTCGCACGGACCAGGAAGGGCGAAGTACTTTCCCGGAATTTCTGAAAGCTGCTTGGGAGGCGGGTTGTATTGGTTATGATGTAGACTTCGCTTTTCGTAAGGTGGTCTATTATGGTGTGAACGGGGAAAGTTATTTGGAAGAGTATCCAGCCGTTGTGATAAATAGATAA
- a CDS encoding type II toxin-antitoxin system VapC family toxin — protein sequence MNYFLDTNTCIYFLKGKNVNIENNIKKLNPNRIKIPSIVKAELLLGALKSQNPKKNRDIVLDFVDPFEILGFNDIESEIYSEIRSNLELMGLAIGPNDLIIASIVLNNNGILVTNNQKEFSRIQSLKLENWV from the coding sequence TTGAACTATTTTTTAGATACAAACACTTGTATTTACTTCCTCAAAGGCAAAAATGTTAATATTGAAAATAATATAAAAAAACTTAACCCAAATAGAATCAAAATTCCTTCGATAGTAAAAGCTGAACTTTTATTAGGTGCACTAAAAAGTCAAAACCCAAAAAAAAATAGGGATATTGTTTTAGATTTCGTAGATCCTTTTGAAATTCTTGGTTTTAATGATATAGAATCCGAAATCTATTCGGAAATTCGTTCCAATTTAGAATTAATGGGATTAGCAATTGGTCCAAACGATCTGATTATAGCTTCAATCGTATTAAATAACAATGGAATACTCGTAACAAATAATCAAAAAGAATTCTCGAGAATTCAATCTCTTAAATTAGAAAATTGGGTCTAG
- a CDS encoding toxin-antitoxin system, antitoxin component, which yields MPQLSLYLDQDTLKKIELAAKKEKVSISQWVKGKLQSSFEKKWPDNFFQLYGSIDDKSFDKPDHLNFKDDSKREAF from the coding sequence ATGCCGCAGTTATCATTATATTTAGATCAAGATACACTCAAAAAAATTGAATTAGCTGCAAAAAAGGAAAAAGTTTCTATATCCCAATGGGTTAAAGGAAAATTACAAAGTTCCTTTGAGAAAAAATGGCCTGATAATTTTTTCCAATTATATGGTTCTATCGATGATAAATCCTTCGATAAACCTGATCATTTAAATTTTAAAGATGATAGTAAGAGAGAAGCATTTTGA
- a CDS encoding NAD(P)H-hydrate epimerase: MKQKPLFTNKESKAIDSLTTKKLGFSEQTLMGMAALSVFHANEDLWKTAESIWILSGSGGNGGDGYALAHTLFQEGYSVQCFSTSQNKSEAGKFYEGLVSQTLGAIGTIEDFYKEWEAAEEDSVLLVDALLGTGFQNALSEELKELIDTINDSDVFFYRLSLDTASGWNPYALGEKGEDAHSFVFADSIEELGTRKWENIGFIYEKDSIIPRYYEAIGFPVRSHLNEITFSNRYYLEADPESAISTIKRKNKDHKYSAGSALFYGGSDGMEGAILLSEQAFSRLGGGISKIFSPSLKISSYVFQEDLSKMVKTSSLAETLVDPFLNKTKTIVVGPGLTQYPNDLSGWIVPDGLRLVLDAGAIPTKGSPLPKGNQILLTPHVGELNRMTGLTHNSVQAAYDTLVEYCPHNQVYVLLKSFVSLLVCPDGSSYVWESPNPKLATMGTGDLLSGILARYLSLDLSIPDSVLLALSLLDHSKQLEEPYPSSHQILKSLVELI; the protein is encoded by the coding sequence ATGAAACAAAAACCCTTATTCACCAATAAAGAATCGAAAGCAATAGATTCTCTCACAACAAAGAAATTAGGGTTTAGCGAACAAACCTTAATGGGAATGGCTGCCCTTTCTGTCTTTCATGCCAACGAAGACTTATGGAAAACAGCAGAATCCATTTGGATTCTTTCTGGAAGTGGAGGAAATGGTGGAGACGGTTATGCTTTGGCCCATACCTTATTCCAAGAAGGATATTCCGTTCAGTGTTTTTCCACGTCCCAAAACAAATCGGAGGCGGGGAAATTTTACGAGGGTCTAGTTTCTCAAACTCTCGGTGCCATTGGAACGATCGAAGATTTTTACAAGGAATGGGAAGCGGCCGAAGAAGACTCTGTTTTACTTGTGGATGCCCTTCTCGGAACCGGATTTCAAAATGCTCTCTCAGAAGAACTAAAAGAACTGATTGATACCATCAATGATAGTGATGTGTTTTTTTATAGGTTGTCCCTGGATACGGCAAGTGGTTGGAATCCTTATGCGCTAGGAGAAAAGGGTGAAGATGCCCACAGTTTTGTATTTGCCGATTCCATTGAGGAACTAGGGACGAGGAAATGGGAAAATATTGGATTTATTTATGAAAAAGATTCCATCATTCCTAGATACTATGAAGCGATTGGATTTCCTGTTCGCTCCCATTTAAACGAGATTACCTTTTCAAATCGCTATTATTTAGAAGCCGATCCCGAATCGGCCATCTCTACCATCAAACGTAAAAACAAAGACCATAAATACAGTGCGGGTTCTGCCTTATTTTATGGAGGTTCCGATGGAATGGAAGGAGCCATATTACTTTCGGAGCAAGCCTTCTCAAGGCTCGGTGGTGGGATTAGTAAAATTTTTTCCCCTTCTCTCAAAATCAGTTCTTATGTATTCCAAGAAGACCTTTCCAAAATGGTGAAAACCAGTTCCCTTGCGGAAACTCTTGTGGATCCTTTTTTAAATAAAACAAAAACCATCGTTGTCGGCCCTGGCCTTACCCAGTATCCGAATGATCTCAGTGGATGGATTGTGCCAGACGGTTTACGTTTGGTTTTGGATGCTGGTGCGATTCCGACAAAGGGAAGTCCGCTTCCGAAAGGAAACCAAATCTTACTCACCCCGCATGTGGGGGAACTCAACCGGATGACGGGTCTCACTCATAACTCCGTTCAGGCCGCCTATGATACATTAGTTGAATATTGTCCACATAACCAAGTGTATGTGCTTTTAAAATCCTTTGTAAGCCTTCTTGTATGTCCCGATGGATCTTCTTATGTTTGGGAATCACCCAATCCGAAACTTGCCACTATGGGCACAGGAGATTTACTTTCTGGAATCCTTGCTCGGTATTTGAGTTTGGATCTCTCCATTCCAGATTCCGTTCTTTTGGCATTATCCTTACTCGACCATTCCAAACAGTTGGAAGAACCCTACCCTTCCTCTCACCAAATTCTAAAGTCTCTTGTGGAGCTGATTTAG
- the rimP gene encoding ribosome maturation factor RimP — protein sequence MVYTEENIRELILRVLAPPLALFSLQVQNRKNHALIEIELDHLTDKTGSASLEDCETVSRRLKEELDLWGEEFDFTLQVSSAGAERVLRLPEDLSRFQGLLVKLEVPLESGKWDKRLYRLGPVSGDSVELTLYDRKTRHKKNQKSVSMPIAEIRKGNLYLEI from the coding sequence TTGGTATATACCGAGGAAAACATCAGAGAACTTATTTTACGCGTTCTCGCTCCACCTCTAGCGCTTTTTTCGCTCCAAGTACAGAATCGGAAAAACCACGCCCTCATTGAGATTGAACTTGATCATCTCACAGACAAAACTGGCTCCGCTAGTTTGGAAGACTGTGAGACTGTTTCTAGGAGACTCAAAGAGGAGCTGGATTTATGGGGAGAGGAATTTGATTTCACTCTCCAAGTCTCCTCCGCGGGAGCAGAACGTGTTTTGCGTCTGCCGGAGGATTTAAGTCGTTTCCAAGGACTTTTAGTCAAACTAGAAGTGCCGCTGGAATCAGGAAAATGGGACAAACGATTGTATCGTTTGGGACCGGTTTCGGGGGATTCAGTTGAGCTTACGCTTTACGATCGTAAAACTCGACACAAAAAGAACCAAAAATCGGTATCTATGCCCATCGCAGAAATACGAAAGGGAAATTTGTATTTAGAAATTTAA
- the nusA gene encoding transcription termination factor NusA, with translation MATKQATKETGLFEAIQQFCQDKSLDRELVLGVIRDSLLAAYRKKVGLEAETDDRCQVDFGSDNKNEIIISVLRDVVEDKTTNPLEISLEEASKLDPAAQVGTQMRVFEKPQDLSRVLSSQAKQMVFQRLRDMEKELLYQEYKSKEGELTHGYFQRWKKDIMSIDLGKVEGIMLKKDQNPGEKYRQGDRMKAIISRVELRPREPMPVITLSRASGDFVKKLFEMEIPEVYDGIVEIRDVARIPSYRTKVVVTTSKSDVDPVGACVGMKGVRIQAIVRELGNERIDIVLHSDEPSIFIANAISPAKPVEVHVDRKRGDALVIVPDESLSLAIGINGSNVKLVSQLSGFKIDIKTVSQYNQELASPEAREKLDRLFNAQQEAMEESEDQYNESGDEEEEDSGFTPLSEVPGLTPRIVGLLEAGGIKNVETLLEFSQEELSKISGIGKTTAEQILRLLRESIEWVEEG, from the coding sequence ATGGCGACAAAACAAGCAACGAAAGAAACTGGGCTATTCGAAGCCATCCAACAATTCTGTCAGGACAAATCTCTTGATAGAGAACTCGTACTCGGTGTCATCCGAGACTCACTCCTCGCCGCCTATCGCAAAAAAGTCGGTTTGGAAGCGGAGACAGATGACCGTTGCCAAGTAGACTTCGGTTCCGATAACAAAAACGAAATCATCATCTCTGTCCTTCGTGACGTGGTAGAAGATAAAACAACAAACCCTCTAGAGATCTCTCTAGAAGAAGCAAGTAAATTGGATCCTGCCGCACAAGTGGGAACCCAAATGCGTGTGTTTGAAAAACCACAAGACCTTTCTCGGGTTCTTTCCAGCCAAGCCAAACAAATGGTTTTCCAACGTTTGCGCGATATGGAAAAGGAATTACTTTACCAAGAGTATAAATCCAAAGAAGGGGAACTCACTCACGGGTACTTCCAACGTTGGAAAAAAGACATCATGTCCATCGACCTCGGTAAGGTCGAAGGGATCATGTTAAAAAAAGATCAAAACCCTGGCGAAAAATACCGCCAAGGCGATCGAATGAAAGCCATCATTTCTCGAGTAGAACTTCGCCCCCGTGAACCAATGCCTGTCATCACACTCTCTCGTGCCTCGGGTGACTTTGTGAAAAAACTCTTCGAGATGGAAATTCCAGAAGTGTATGATGGCATTGTAGAAATTCGCGATGTAGCTCGTATCCCATCTTACAGAACAAAGGTGGTTGTGACCACTAGTAAGTCTGATGTGGATCCTGTGGGAGCTTGTGTGGGAATGAAAGGGGTTCGGATCCAAGCCATCGTAAGAGAACTCGGAAACGAAAGAATCGACATCGTTTTACATTCTGACGAACCAAGTATTTTTATCGCAAATGCCATTTCTCCTGCAAAACCGGTAGAAGTGCATGTGGACAGAAAGAGGGGAGATGCCCTTGTCATCGTTCCCGATGAATCTCTTTCTCTTGCCATCGGAATCAACGGATCCAATGTGAAATTGGTTTCCCAACTTTCCGGTTTCAAAATCGACATCAAAACTGTATCCCAATACAACCAGGAACTAGCTTCGCCGGAAGCTCGTGAAAAACTGGATCGACTCTTCAATGCTCAACAAGAAGCAATGGAAGAATCAGAAGACCAATATAACGAAAGCGGAGACGAGGAAGAAGAGGATTCTGGATTCACTCCACTTTCCGAAGTTCCAGGTCTCACTCCAAGGATCGTCGGCCTTCTCGAAGCCGGCGGGATCAAAAACGTGGAAACCCTTCTCGAGTTCAGCCAAGAGGAACTTTCGAAAATTTCCGGAATCGGGAAAACGACAGCAGAACAAATCTTACGTTTGCTTCGTGAATCTATCGAATGGGTAGAAGAGGGTTAA